Genomic DNA from Burkholderia vietnamiensis LMG 10929:
GCCTCGAGTTCGTGCGCCGCGGCGGCAACGGCGAGCATCGCGCCCGCCGGCGTCGCCGTATCGAACAGGCGGCCGCGCGCCTCGACGGCTTTCAGTCCGTCCGCGAGCGACATCACGCCGCCGATCACGGCGGCCACGTGCTCGCCGAGCGAATGCCCGATCAGCACATCGGGCCGCACGCCCAGTTCCATCCAGGTGCGCGCCAGCGCATAGCACACGACGAAATGGGCGAGCTGCCCCGGATGATGGCTGACGCTTTCGCCACCGCGTCCCGCAATCGCATCGAGCACGTCGCGTGCCGTCGCTGCGTCGAGCCGCGCCAGGCATGCATCCGCGTGTGTGCGGAACAAGCCGTTTTCGTCGTAGAGCGTGCGCCCGACGCCCGGTTGCCACGCGCCCTGCCCCGGGATCAGAAACGCGAGCCGCGGCATTCTCGGCGGCGCGCCGTCGTGCCATTGCCCCGTCGGATTCGCGGCGAGAAACGCATCGAGCGCAGCGACGAAATCGGCCGCCGTGGTGCCGACCAGCGCGACCCGGTGCTCGAAGTGATCGCGCCGCACGCTGGCCGTGTGGCAGGCGTCGCGCATCGGCGTCGACGTATCGGCGAGCCACGCGCGCCACGCCGACGCGACGCGTCGGCGCGCCTGCGCGGAGCGCCCCGACAGCGTCAACACGCGCTCGCGCGCCGCCGGCGCAGCGGTGTCGGGCGCCGGGGCGGGCGCAGCCAGAATCACGTGTACGTTGGTGCCGGTGATGCCGAAGCCGCTGACGCCGACCAACCGGTCGCCCTCGCCGAGCGGCGTGCCTACGCGCGGAATCTCGAGTGGTGCGCCATCCCAGCGAAAGCGCGGATTCGGCGTCGCGAAATTGACCTGTGCGGGGACATGACGATGCCGAAGAATCAACATCGCCTTGATGATGCCCGCCATCCCCGCGGCGCCCTCCAGATGCCCCAGCTGCGATTTGACGGAGCCGACCAGGACCGGCTTGTCGCGCGAGCCGGCGCGTGCATGGACGTTGCGCAGCGCGGACAGCTCGATCGGATCGCCGAGCGCCGTGCCGGTGCCGTGCGCTTCCACATAGGCGACCGCTTCCGGGCGCACGCACGCGCGCGCCATCGCACGACGGATCACCGCTTCCTGCGCCGCCCCGTTGGGCGCGGTGAGGCCGTTGCTCGCGCCGTCGCTGTTGACGGCCGAGCCCACCAGCACCGCGTCGACGCGATCGCCGTTGGACAGCGCATCGTCGAGCCGTTTCATCACGAGCGCGCCGCCGCCCTCGCCGCGGATATAACCGTCGGCGTTTGCATCGAACGGGCGGCACTGTCCCGATGCGGACATGGCCTGGAGCCGCGCGACGCCGATGGTTTCCTCCGGCCCGAGGATCAGGTTCGCACCTGCGGCGATCGCGACGTCGCATTCGCCCGCCTGCAAGCTCTGCGCGGCAAGATGCACCGCGACCAGCGACGACGAGCAGGTCGTATCGACGAAGATCGCCGGCCCGCTCAGGCCGAGGATGTGCGCCACGCGTCCGGGCGCCATCGCGCGCAGATTGCCGAGCTTCGAATAGGTGGTGATCTTCGTCGGGTCGCCCGACCACACGGTGCGCCGGCCGTAATCGGCTTCGCCGGTCGTCATGAACACGCCGACGTTCCTGCCGCGCAAGCGTCCCGGTGCGATGCCCGCATTCTCCAGCGCGTGCCACGCCAGTTCGAGCATCCAGCGCTGCTGCGGGTCCATCTCGAGCGCCTCGGCCGCCGACGTGCGGAACAGCCCGCGGTCGAAGCAGAACGGATCGTCGACGTAACCTGCCACGCGCGAATACGTGGTGCCGGGCGCGTCCGGATCCGGCGAATAGAACGCGTCGATGTCGAAGCGCTCGCGCGGGGTCTCCCGAATCGCCGTGCGCCCCGAATTCAGCAGCGCCCAGTAGCTCGACGCACAGGATGCGCCACCCGGGAAGCGGCACGACATGCCGATGATGGCGACCCGTTGCGCAGGTGGTGTTGACCGGTCCATACCGTTCTCGCAGATGGAAAAAGGCTTCATGCCTAGTGGCGGCGCGCCGCGTCGAGGTCGTCGCGGCTGCTCGCCTGGACCAGTACGGCCATGTTGCCCGGCAGGTGCTGGTTCGTGCGGATCTTCTCGTGCGCGTCTGGCAGCCGGTTCCACGGGAACACTTCGGACAGGCACGGATCGATCTTGCCGCTCACCACGAGCCGGTTCGCCTGCGCCGCTTCCTTCAGGCTCGCGAAGTGACTGCCCTGAATGCGCTTCTGCCGCATCCAGATGTAGCGCGCATCGCAGGTCAGGTCATAGCCGCTGGTCGCGGCGCAGAACACGACCATCCCGCCGCGCTTCACGACGTAGCAGGACGGCGCGAAGGTGTTGCGGCCCGGATGTTCGAACACCATGTCGACGTCACGCTTTTCGCCGAGCGCGTCCCAGATCGCCTTGCCGAACTTCTTGACGCCGTCGACGTAAGCCGCGTATTCGACCTTCGCATCGACGGGCG
This window encodes:
- a CDS encoding type I polyketide synthase produces the protein MDRSTPPAQRVAIIGMSCRFPGGASCASSYWALLNSGRTAIRETPRERFDIDAFYSPDPDAPGTTYSRVAGYVDDPFCFDRGLFRTSAAEALEMDPQQRWMLELAWHALENAGIAPGRLRGRNVGVFMTTGEADYGRRTVWSGDPTKITTYSKLGNLRAMAPGRVAHILGLSGPAIFVDTTCSSSLVAVHLAAQSLQAGECDVAIAAGANLILGPEETIGVARLQAMSASGQCRPFDANADGYIRGEGGGALVMKRLDDALSNGDRVDAVLVGSAVNSDGASNGLTAPNGAAQEAVIRRAMARACVRPEAVAYVEAHGTGTALGDPIELSALRNVHARAGSRDKPVLVGSVKSQLGHLEGAAGMAGIIKAMLILRHRHVPAQVNFATPNPRFRWDGAPLEIPRVGTPLGEGDRLVGVSGFGITGTNVHVILAAPAPAPDTAAPAARERVLTLSGRSAQARRRVASAWRAWLADTSTPMRDACHTASVRRDHFEHRVALVGTTAADFVAALDAFLAANPTGQWHDGAPPRMPRLAFLIPGQGAWQPGVGRTLYDENGLFRTHADACLARLDAATARDVLDAIAGRGGESVSHHPGQLAHFVVCYALARTWMELGVRPDVLIGHSLGEHVAAVIGGVMSLADGLKAVEARGRLFDTATPAGAMLAVAAAAHELEARFAFGTELFVAGINGPEQTVVSGTPDAVARVHDAMVAAGKRVSMLKTYGTPGHSPLLRPMREAFRQALAPLTFAQPAIPIVSTLTGAVVTAAIAGVDHWLDLVEQPVRFHQALLAASDGNTLFVEVGPGAALSKLARAAAGGDWQRAVSSLADGPDGDEEAETTGFAHACARLYCVGQTIAWNRLYGHAPRPAEAPGYAFDRDRFELPFANSVHVPVAPGGVSQRHDGARADASDQPASLVGHSSAAVAKPDAQHVLAAMRTIAATVAPDGIVVTDDRSLVSQGLDSLALTELRVRMHQHFGRMPPISMLARGASLATLAEWFGASSGSTPSASRASAVAPDAATPGGHDPELVVTLRPGTGPLVALVHPVGGNVLCYQELADAWPGDPTVVGIRHPYAEEGHAPAYLSIEQLASRYRAALLAAHGRLPDVLGGWSFGGIVAHEMAAQWEAADASAPPLMMIDSPLHDGDFTTRLRALARDFVALDPSQAVESWLADPRFDAMLDRDFYLADVRRRAPPDLFARLSQLHAMSAVALARHRPQQVRARIAYALATRTAGAMTDAQATRELRLLTRGGIAVSVFDDDHNSIVRGASARRVAGLLDGGAEAAEPQPQPHSTSAQAKVC